The following nucleotide sequence is from Solanum dulcamara chromosome 7, daSolDulc1.2, whole genome shotgun sequence.
ACTTGTTCTCGgtctaaaataattataaaatacaaTAATCAATGCACAATAGTCTAAAAACACCCGGATTATTCTCAAATCCTAATCCTTGGACAATTTCATGATCATCCCACCTAATTAGGGCTTTTTCCATCATCAATTTTAGGACAAGAACACCCCTCTTAAGGTAATCACCATAGATTCTAAGgtctaagaatcaaaatacaagttaggGGAGTAACTAACTTACCTTTAGCATGTAAATTGATGGAAAACTGAAGAAAACAACTCTAAGTCGCCTCATGATCTCTCAAGAATGAaattgcaaaaataaaaatgattttggGACTTTTCCCTATTAATTTAGCGACTATCTTGCTATAGAGGCTACCAACCCACTATTGCGGCCCCGCCATAGCAGGATTTCATCCGTTATGGTTGGTTGCACCAAGATAGAAACTCAAAATTCTTCCACCAAGCCCTTATTTTGCAAAACAACCCCAAACGTGAAGTTTTAGAATAGCCTCTTCATGCCTAGTTCGATATTGGGAGTTCTACTCTATTCGAATTTTCTTCCGAAAAACCCTACAAATTTTTAACTCCTTAGTTAACATGAAATCAAACTCAAGCTCATATTTTCCCAGATCGACCTAAACCTCACCTTGCTCAGATTTCATTTGAGACTAGCTTAGCCTGAAATTTCTAAGTTACTAGATAAAAGTTTTTCTATCCCAAATCTTTCAGTGTTGGCTTTCTCATAATGACCAGAAAGAATCATTACAAATACTTTGATTGACTTATaatttatacatgtattagttgtATGATTCTCTAATTTTCTAACCAAACATAgtattatatgagttgaattttatacatgatataaaaatactatCAAACATGGTAAAGCTTATACAACCCTTTATACCTAAATAACTCAGCCCTTATCCAATAACTAAATGGCCCCTAACTACCCTAACTACACTTGTCATGATAAATAAAGGTCCAAGGGTTAGAATGTTAAGCTTGATGAATGAAGGTAATTTGGGTGGAATAGTATTTCAGTGTTGATCTTATGACTTCTATGCTTATGTTGTGTGATTTAACCTTAGTCGGTTGATATTGCTTTTCAGTATGTTTCGTGTTCTAAAACTACTCTTATTTTTGGAGTATATATCTATTACAAGTTAACTAGAGTCTCTTACGTGAAGTGGCGAGTCCTCGTCCTCAACTTCTTCATGTCTATGTCTGGTGAAAGTTATGTCATTTCGTGTTCTATTTTGATTAGAGACTCTTGTACATTCTTAGACAAGGTCATGGAAGTTGGTTGTTAGTTaagtgttatttatttatttaatgatCGTGAGTTCTTGTAAAGTttaaccctaaaaatatatcTAATATGTTTTTAAAAGACTATAACtgcttttttgcttttttttattGGGTGGTAAGAATTCGCCTATCTAGTTATGAATAGGATAGGTGCCCCCATGATTCCATAATTTGGGTAGTGACCAGTGGTGGAGCCAGAACTTTCGTAAAGGGTTTTCATACTTTAGGATaagaaaaaaaagtcaaatgtaccaaaatgtcttttaatcttATGATCTAAAGGGTGTTCATACTTTAGGACAAAaagaaactaaaaaatataaataaaacacCCCTGTCAAGGCTTGAACCCAAGCCTTCAAGGCGAATTTGCACACCCCTAACCACTAGGCTATCTTTCTTTACTATGTCAAACATGTTCAACAATTAGTATATATCTGACAATATCAATATTTAACATATATACTCACAAAATAATTTGGTTGAAGGTTGTTCATCTAACCACCCTTAACTAGGGGTAGCTCCTCCCCTGGTTGTGACACTTCTCCGTactattttcttcttattcttttaTAGTTTCATAACATGATATCAGCACAAAATTATACCATTGAATAAGTACTTTAGAGAGATCTATCTATGAGCTTTGACTTTTATGTTAACAATTACATATTCATGATCTCTAAAGACCTGGAGGaataatttgatttgaaaaagatacaatttaaattttgaaaagaaaattcgGGGTATTTTTACGACCTCGACCCGCCATGACTGGCACCACACTAACCTTCTAGTGGGAAAACCATTATGATGGCCCAAAAATTAACACATGCAATAGATAAATAAGATAAGGATGCGATAGCAGTCTTAGCTAGAGAAATAGACCAGAGTCACCATAAACTCAAGAAAAGTTTAATCAACAAGTAAAACATACGGAAAAACATCATAGGAATTAAAAGTCAATCGTACCAAAACCCTAACACCTATCAAGTCTAAGAAAAGGAATGGAATCCCAAAATAAAGTCATTAAAAATAAACAGTGTCTAAATATCTAAGTATCAAAAGAAGAGTAGGATCAAAGAGAGTCCACGACAGTCGGAAAGAaatggctcacccttgaacttgaACAATTATCTCCCCTCTAAGAGAGGTCTGCCGCAATCGgatgaatatgccctgtactcaacaaagatcTCAAACAgtactcaacaagatcacagtACACTAGTCTCAATATCATGGCATTGCACATAAGGTCATCTTATGGGACtttcaaacacttatttatgTATCGAAATATGACTCTCTGTCCAAGgtttgtgtcggaatgtgacccCAATGGCTCTACCTCTCCAGCTTCAAACCATCCTATGGGAGACTGGTATCCCCTCCCATAAATAGATTCGAAGGGTGACATCTCAATGctggaatgataactattattgtatgagaACTCATGCAACGGCAAAACTTGTCCCAATGTCCCCCAAAGGTGATCACACattctctcaacatatcttccagcaccTGGATAGTCCTCTCTGAATATCCATTTGTCTGTGGAGGGAAGGAcgtgctgaaagtgagttgagtgcccaactcttcatgTAACTTTCCCCAAACTTTAAAGGTGGACTGCGTACCACAGTCTGGAATGATGGAAATGAGCACCCggtgcagccttactatcttCTTCACATAAATCTTTGCCAGTTATTGTACATTGTAGTCCACTCTAACCGGAATGAAGTATACTAACTTTATCAACTTGTTAACCactacccaaatagaatcatactttCCCAAGGTCATGGAAAGTCCCACCACAAAATTCATACCTATCCTTTCCCATTTTGATTCAGGAATGAGCATTCTTTGAAGTAAAACTGAAGGTCTTTagtgctcatattttacttgTTGGTAATTCTGGCACTTGGTTACATATTTGGCTATGTCTTTTTTCAAACCTGGCAACCAATATAGacgtttcaagtcttgatacatcttggttactCCTGGATAAATAGAATACTGTGAACCATGAGACTCCAACAGAACTTTCTAAATTATGCCATTTACTTGGGAACACAAATAATTCCCCTAAAGTTGAGCACCCCACCTACATCAAAGACTGAATCTTGGGTCTTTCCCATAAAaaatttttctttaatcttaTTTAAGTATACATCTTCAAAACTGTTTGGCCTTAATTCTTTCTATAAAAGTAGGTCTTAGATCAATACTAGCCATCACCCCACCCTTCTCTGAGATGCCAGACTCATGAACCTGGCCTCCAAGGCTTGAATATCTCTTGTCAGGGGCTACTTGAAGGCTCCCAAATAGGCTAGATTGCCCATACTAACTGATTTTCGACTTAATATGTCTTCTACTATATTAGCCTTACTTGAATGATACTATATGGTAACATTAGAGTCTTTGAGCTTCTCTATCCACCTTcgttgtctcaaattcaagtatTTCTAGGTGACCACATGATGCAAAATATGGTGATCagtaaacacctcacacttgacaccataTATATAGTGTCTCTAGATTTTCAGGGCAAACACTAtcgctgccaactccaaatcatgagtcagGTAGTTTCTCTATGCACCTTCAACTGCCataaagcataggctataataTTTTCATCCTGCATCATCACAACACCCAAACCTGAatgtgaagtatcacaataaacaataaagtCCTTACCTTCAACTGGTAGGGTCAAGATAGGTGTtgtggtcagaagagtcttaagcttttgaaagctctctTCGCAATTGTCAGTCCACTCGAATGCTGCCTCTTTTTGAGTCAGTCTAGTTAAATGAGTAGTGATAAAAGCAAAGTTCCTCATGAACCAGCGATAATAATTGGCCAGTCCCATAAAACTCCTAACTTCAGACACGGAACTAGGCCTAGCCCAATTCTTAACTACTTCAATCTTTTGTGGGTCTACCATTACCCCTTATTGTGAAACAACATATCCCAAAAAGGCAACTCAAGGAAACCATAATTCACACTTAGAGagttttgcatacaacttctacTTTCCCAAAACACCTAGAATAATACGAAGATGGTCTGCATGTTCATGTTCACTCTTCGAATACACTAAGATATCatttataaatacaataacaaaTGAACATAGGAATGGTTTGAaaaccccattcatcaaactcatgaagacTGCAAGTGCATTGgttagcccaaaagacatcacaaaaAATTCATAGTCCCGTACCTAGTCCTAAAAGCTATTTTGGGTATGTCCTCAGGCCTAATCTTCAATTGATGATACCTAGgcctgagatcaatctttgaaaagactGATGCGCCTTGAAATagatcaaataggtcatcaatatGTGGTAGGGGATATTTATTCCGAATGGTGACCTTTTTTAGTTGacgataatcaatgcacattctcatgctataatcctttttcttaaaaaatagtaTTGGAGTAACCCACAGAGAAGCACTAGGATGGATAAACCTCTTATcaatgaatttttgaatttgagcctTAAGATTTCTCAACTTTGCTAGAGCCATacggtagggaggaatagaaattgggCGACTGTccggctctaagtcaatgtaTGTCTCTATTAGGAGGTGTACCAGGAAATTCTACTAGAAACACTTCTGGAAACTCACACACTACTGGAATAGACTCAGTAGAGGAAGACTCTACATCAACATTTTGAATATGGACTAGATTggccaaacaaccctgcccTACCATTTTTCTAGGCTGGAAAAAgaatatgaccttagctggATTAGGgttgtacaccccttcccactctaacctttccctcttAGGGATCTTTAGAGCCACAGTTTTTGCATTAAAATTAAGTACAACAAAATAGGGGACAACCAAGTAATGcctaagattacatcaaaatcgatCATTTCTATAATCACTATGTCAACCCAAGTCTGGAATCCCATAAACATCGCAACACAAGCACGATAAATATATTTGACTATGAATGACTCTCCAACATGGGTAGAAACATGGATGGGGGCATCAAGTATATCACAAATTGCATTAAAACCCAAGACATATTTCACTGACACATTTGAATAagtagaccctggatcaaataaaatagtatcCATCTAGTCACAGAtaagaatagtacctgtgatcacTACATTAGATTCCTCAGACTCGGTCTTTCCCGAAAAGGCATAGAACTATGCCCTGTCATCTTGATGGGCCACTCCCTGCCTGGGTGTGTTGCTCCTCGACCTGCATTAACATTACCTAAACCTCCACATCCTCTCTAGTTTTCTCTCCGCCCACCTTGCGGTCATCATTTACAATTGCCTCCCTCGCCCATAGGTACTACTGCTCTAGCCTGCTGAGGTGCTGAATCTGTCCCTCGAGTGAGGACTCTCTCCTTATATGCCTCGTCTCTCCACAGTTGAAATAGACACTCTCAAAAAATGTCCTTCTACTTGGACAAAATGCTTCCTGACCCTAATGGgttggatgctactatggagtAATTGAAAAATTGCCAGTAGAAGCGATCAGACCTGACTGAATTGGCTGGGCTACAATTATCGGCCTGCCTGACCCTGTAGAATAGGATCTCTGAAAATTACCTATGCTCTTGGACTTCATAGTCAAAGCCTTGGCCTGCACATCTTGCCTTACACCATTTACCTTCAGTGActtcattaaaaatcatgccTGATGAAGTCATGTGAACTAACAACACTTGCAATTTGGGGTTCAACCCTTTCACAAATATTAAAATTCTTTCCTCCTCTGTAGTTACCAACTGGCTAGCATACCTAGACAGTAAATACAATTTGACCTCATAAGCATCCACTAATATACCTCCCTACTCCAAAGCCATGAACTCGTTCTTCTTGAGGTCTCTTAAGGTATATGACACATATTTTTCTAGGAACAAAGCATAAAACTGGACCTAAGTGAGTGGGAGCAACACTGGCAAGCGACACTCCACATAAGCCCTCTACCATTGCTTGGCCTCACCCTGCAATTGAAAAGTCACAAATTCTACCCCATGCTGATGTACTATGCCTAACTTGTGCAACCTCTTATAGCAATTAATGAGAAAGTCATTGGCATCCTCATTTTCAAAGACATGGAAGATCGGGGGCTTTAGTTTCAAAAACTTAGTGAGCATGTCTTGTTAAGTGCTCGTTATAACTGGATCCATAAGGGGTCTAAAAAAGATATCAGTGCCTTCCACCTCATCTACCAAGGGAGCTGCAGTAGCAAATAGATGAGCACAAGGGTTGGTACCGGGGGCATAGTGGGAATAACTCTAATGCCTGCCAACCTACTTAGAAAAGCCATAATCTATTGTACTAGTAGGGGTCTAGAGGGGGAATACCGGCAGCCCCATTTTGGTTTACCTCCACCTGCTCAATAGTCTCTTCCTCTTCGTCCTCTCTGTTCTCTTCTAACTCATTCTACGATGCAGGAGGGAAATCCTCTTTGAGTACCTCCTCAATTGGAGCCTCAACCCTAGTGGGTGACTCTCTCCCTCGATCTCTGCCATACCTCCTTATCTTTCCTCTACCTCAATTACGTTCTCGTATGGCTAGCTCCTCTTCTGGCTTAATTAGAGCCATGGGTCGAACACCATTGTAGCAAGTGTTAACAATCTGTgaacaagagagtgaaagaagttagataccaatttggatcaccatataccaattggaataaagttatagcataaaggaaagaagatagagaatttttttctaaagtcatatagcctcccaaagaaaAGAACAGAAGTCTTCATATTGTTCTGCAAGGTTCTAACAGAATTATTTTGATATGGcgagatcaatgaacctagggATTTGATACCACTTTTTTCACGACCTCGACCTgccgtgactggcacccacacttGAGAAAATTGAATCACAGGTGACAAAAAAGTCTAATTAAAAAAAGGTGACAACTTTGACTAGGCAAGGTCAAAGCTTCTTCTAATTAAGGATTAAGTTAAGTAGGGGTGAAatgtattatttaaaatttctaaactttaataaaatacaaaaataaccCATCCTTTAAACTTCTCcacaagaaatcaaaattactTTTTTCTTCCTCCTCTAACAAGtcaaaattagagaaaaaagTTTCTcaacttcatcttcatcttcttcttatttctcttttcttttctgtgTTCTCCATTTCCGTCACCGTCATCCTCATCGTCACTTAGCCGCTAGTTGCTCTCTCACTATTAGGATTTCAATACTTTTTAAAGATAAAGTTCTTTTCCTTTGTTTCATAGTTAGGGTTTCAATTTTTCTTGTGAAAATGATGATTTATgttaaaaaagataaagaagtacatggatttcacaatttttattgTTGCATGCCCTAATAAATATATTCTTAAATTGTTCTTGTTGTGGTGTgtttttaaatatgttgttgttctttGATTGTTGTTGTACTTTTTGTGAGAAACTATGTTGTTGCTGAATTTGTTTTATTCTTTGTGAGAAAAAATATTCTTGTAGTTGATGGTGGATTGATGTTGATGGTTGGTTTCTCAGATCTTACTGTGAATAAAACAACTACTGAATTACTTGTAGCGACTACGGAACTTTCTGAAACAGTTGAGTGAAGCATTTGCTGAAGTTGATACAGCAGCGCCTCTGTAGAAACTTCAGCAGTTGCTTCACCCAAATGTAGtaaattaaaaaggaagaaaaatagtaataagaggaaaaatatgattttcttgGACTGTTATATAGTGATGTGTTCTTAAATATGctgttcttgattgttatattttttgTGAGAAAACAAGTATGCTCTTGTGGTTGGTGTTGGTAGTTCGTTGTTATTCTGGTATTGAACTTGAAAAATGTGCATTTGCCGTAACAATCTTAGAATTTGATGTAAATAGGAGAAGTAAGTGCTGAAATTATTATAACAAGTCTGCTAAATTGCTAAATTTATTATAACAACTACTGAAGTATgtaaaaaaattgtttaattcTATAGTGCAATTACTAGAGTTTTTATAGTAATTTCCAATTGCTTAACTTTCCTCTTTatttagaataattaattaaattaataaactaTTTCTATTTTATCACAAGTGTGCAAATTAAATGGCTTgaagtaaaagaaaaattctagaGATGATATTCTTACtagaagttttaaaaaaagtgaATTAGTACACAAAGAGAGGATgaacaacaacaaaacaaaGACATGAATAAAACACAATTGACAAGCCTTCCTAAGCATGTTATTATTGAGAGTGAGGCACCGTCAAGCCCTAGGATACTAGATGAGGATTTGGAGCAGTCTAGacaagaagaataagaagaatttgaaagaagaattaattatttcaaagaTATAGATAATTCTGGTGCTActgataattcaaaaaatattaaagataCTGGTGAGACTACATAAGATGAGAATAAATCGAATGAGGTTAGATAAAAAAGGCATTATGATACACCTGTAACAGAGTCTCCATCGACCAGTTATTAATTGATGATGAATTCAATGCTTCAA
It contains:
- the LOC129894689 gene encoding uncharacterized protein LOC129894689 is translated as MVDPQKIEVVKNWARPSSVSEVRSFMGLANYYRWFMRNFAFITTHLTRLTQKEAAFEWTDNCEESFQKLKTLLTTTPILTLPVEGKDFIVYCDTSHSGLGVVMMQDENIIAYALWQLKGIFIRLRQTSLRGEIIVQVQGMMHLHRVYVRRNANMNEKKKAPQAPNDPLTKQVSHAKFRLAFQVLAQAVVAQSNSEVVAIINPNMSTMASRVCDFTRMNPTEFHCSKMDKDP